Proteins found in one Clostridium butyricum genomic segment:
- a CDS encoding PucR family transcriptional regulator, with translation MNSLEPLLENIKNNNINTSGDFVPEIILNDYSSSLKKCSIYESLFAADNLDEILNVAEIHLKNPIFIVDTSYSILCRSSTAYSVTSCIEEHNNKYYLICDTVNLMKKHKCIDNIYNSNKAFFHYDNDKLIFCSIKINNVTTGYICVLEREVKFKNSDLELVNILSKTVSIFTQKEHFFISNSGLCEEYYLIDLLSNKIDCDDIKYIEDRLKNSRFLLKENYVILSIPYVQKYKDYRYNFGLKELMQSCKNIFKNCLCAYYENNIILLVSSDAINVIKDSVKYSFLEFLNLNKLKCGISLSFDNLINIHDFALQAIYALKLCERINNNDILAYFEDYIDFYFFNMVDSKYISEKIDLRNLVHPLLNKLISYDKSNNSELFNTLTTYIQNNRNANKTAESLNINRSTFFYRFHKIETVLSVDINSIIYKLEFSIRLLKYISIY, from the coding sequence GCTTATTTGCAGCTGATAATCTTGATGAAATTTTAAATGTAGCAGAAATACACTTAAAAAATCCAATTTTTATAGTGGATACGAGTTATTCTATTTTATGCCGTTCATCTACTGCATATTCTGTCACTTCATGTATTGAAGAACATAATAATAAATACTATCTTATATGTGATACAGTGAATCTTATGAAAAAACATAAATGCATTGATAACATCTATAATTCTAATAAAGCATTTTTCCATTATGATAACGATAAACTTATTTTCTGTTCTATAAAAATAAATAATGTGACAACTGGTTATATATGTGTTTTGGAAAGGGAAGTAAAATTTAAAAACTCTGATTTGGAATTAGTAAACATACTATCAAAAACTGTTTCAATATTTACACAAAAGGAACATTTTTTTATATCTAATTCTGGTCTTTGCGAGGAATATTACTTAATTGATCTTCTGTCTAATAAAATTGACTGTGATGATATAAAATATATAGAAGATAGGCTAAAGAATAGCAGATTTTTGCTAAAAGAGAATTATGTAATACTATCAATACCTTATGTACAAAAATATAAAGATTATAGATATAATTTTGGATTAAAAGAGCTTATGCAATCATGTAAAAATATCTTTAAAAACTGTTTATGTGCTTACTATGAAAATAATATTATACTTCTAGTAAGCTCTGATGCTATTAATGTTATTAAAGATAGCGTTAAGTATAGTTTTTTAGAATTTCTAAATCTTAATAAACTTAAGTGTGGCATAAGTTTATCATTTGATAATTTAATTAATATTCATGATTTTGCACTTCAAGCAATTTATGCTTTAAAATTATGTGAAAGAATTAATAATAATGATATTCTTGCATATTTTGAAGATTATATTGATTTTTATTTTTTTAATATGGTTGATTCAAAATATATTTCTGAAAAAATAGACCTACGAAACCTTGTACATCCTTTATTAAACAAGCTGATTTCTTATGACAAAAGTAACAACTCTGAACTATTTAACACACTCACTACATATATACAAAATAACAGAAATGCAAACAAAACCGCTGAATCATTAAATATTAACAGAAGCACATTCTTTTATAGATTTCATAAAATAGAAACTGTACTTTCTGTTGATATAAATTCTATAATATATAAATTAGAATTTTCTATTAGACTTCTTAAGTATATTTCAATATACTAA
- a CDS encoding L-fucose/L-arabinose isomerase family protein → MNNIPQVKLGIVAVSRDCFPMELSTNRRKAVVKAFDGEIFECETTVENEIHMRKALDEVRQAGVNALVVYLGNFGPETAETLLAKEFGGPVMFVSAAEEAGDKLMNDRGDAYCGMLNASYNLALRNIKAYIPEYPVGTADEVAEMIKEFEPVATALLGLNNLKIISFGPRPQDFLACNAPIKQLYNLGVEIEENSELDLFAAFNDHKDDSRIPAVVADMEKELGEGNKMPGILPKLAQYELTLLDWMEEHKGSREFIVFANKCWPSFQTQFGFVPCYVNSRLTAKGIPVSCEVDIYGALSEYIGTCISKDVVTLLDINNSVPKDMYEEEIKGKFDYTLKDTFMGFHCGNTAACKLTCCTMKNQKIMARALEPNVEPNITRGTLEGDIVPGNITFFRLQSNADAELTAYVAEGEVLPVATRSFGAIGIFAIPEMGRFYRHVLIEGRYPHHGAVAFGHFGKAIFNLFRYLGVKEIGFNQPKGMLYKTENPYR, encoded by the coding sequence ATGAATAATATACCACAAGTTAAATTAGGAATTGTTGCAGTAAGTAGAGATTGCTTTCCAATGGAATTATCTACAAATAGAAGAAAGGCAGTAGTTAAAGCTTTTGATGGAGAAATTTTTGAATGTGAAACAACTGTAGAAAACGAAATTCATATGAGAAAAGCTTTAGATGAAGTAAGACAAGCAGGAGTAAATGCATTAGTAGTTTATCTTGGAAACTTTGGACCTGAGACAGCAGAAACATTACTTGCTAAGGAATTTGGTGGTCCTGTTATGTTTGTATCAGCAGCAGAAGAAGCTGGAGATAAGTTAATGAATGATCGTGGAGATGCTTACTGTGGAATGCTCAATGCAAGTTATAACTTAGCTCTTAGAAATATTAAAGCATACATTCCTGAGTATCCAGTAGGGACAGCAGATGAAGTAGCAGAAATGATAAAGGAATTTGAACCAGTTGCAACAGCATTACTAGGACTTAACAATTTAAAGATTATCTCATTTGGTCCAAGACCACAAGATTTCCTTGCATGTAATGCACCAATCAAACAATTATATAATTTAGGTGTTGAAATAGAAGAAAACTCAGAATTAGATTTATTTGCAGCATTTAATGATCATAAAGATGATTCAAGAATTCCAGCAGTAGTTGCTGATATGGAAAAAGAATTAGGTGAAGGAAATAAAATGCCTGGTATTTTACCTAAACTTGCTCAATATGAACTTACATTATTAGATTGGATGGAAGAACATAAGGGTTCAAGAGAATTTATAGTATTTGCAAATAAATGCTGGCCTTCATTCCAAACACAATTTGGATTTGTACCATGTTATGTAAACAGTAGATTAACTGCAAAGGGAATTCCAGTATCATGTGAAGTTGATATATATGGAGCTTTAAGTGAATACATTGGAACTTGCATAAGCAAAGATGTAGTCACACTTCTTGATATCAACAATTCTGTACCAAAGGATATGTATGAAGAAGAAATTAAAGGAAAATTTGATTATACTTTAAAGGATACATTCATGGGATTCCACTGTGGGAATACAGCAGCATGTAAATTAACTTGTTGTACAATGAAGAACCAAAAGATAATGGCAAGAGCTTTAGAACCAAATGTAGAGCCTAATATTACAAGAGGAACTCTTGAAGGCGATATAGTACCTGGAAATATTACATTTTTTAGATTACAAAGTAATGCAGATGCAGAACTTACAGCTTACGTAGCAGAAGGTGAAGTATTACCAGTTGCAACAAGATCATTTGGTGCTATTGGAATATTTGCAATACCAGAAATGGGAAGATTCTATCGTCATGTTTTAATAGAAGGAAGATATCCACATCATGGAGCAGTTGCATTTGGACATTTTGGAAAAGCTATTTTCAACTTATTCAGATATTTAGGAGTAAAAGAAATTGGATTTAATCAGCCTAAGGGAATGTTATATAAGACTGAAAATCCATACAGATAA